The DNA sequence ACGTCCTCCCGGCCGACCGGGTGGCGCTGGAGGGCGTCGCCCGCCTCCTGGAGTACCCGCCGGGCTCGGCGAGCCGTCTGGAGGAGGACTACTTGGCGGTGACGCGGCGCGCGCGAGCGGTGTTCGAGCGGGCGTTCTACGGGGTGCCCCAGCGGCCGACGCCGACGGGGTGAAGACCGACGGCGGGGCCATGTGCCTCGCAGTAGTAACGCTGCGTGTTAATAACGCCTTGCAATATTAACGACACGCGTTACTATTGACCATGCTCCAATCGTTCGTCGACCGCGACGCCGAGGCAGTCTGGCTCGGTCTGCCGTCCCGGCGAATCCATCCCGATATCCACCGGATCGCTCGAAGGAAGCTGGCGATGCTCAACGCGGCAGCGGTGCTCGAAGACTGCCGGGTGCCACCGGGAAACCGACTCGAGAAGCTCCGCGGAGACCGCGTCGGGCGATACAGCATCCGCATCAACGACCAGTTCCGAATCTGCTTCACCTGGACCGAGGGAGGTCCGGCCGATGTCGAGATCGTCGATTATCACTGACCACGAGACTCAAGGAGGTAGCGCGATGACCGATCCGATCACCCCGGGGGAGATCCTCTCCGAGGAGTTCATGGCCCCACTCGGGCTCACCAAGTACGCGTTGGCGAAGGCCGTCCACGTCCCCGCGCAGCGCATCGGCGACATCGTGAACGGAAAGCGGGCAATCACTCCCGACACTGCGCTCCGCTTCGCACGGGCGTTCGGTACGACTGCCGAGTTCTGGCTGAACCTGCAGGCCCACCACGACATCGAGCTCGCGCTCGCCATGCACAGCGACGAGTTCGATGAGATAGCGCCATTGGCCGGCTGACGGTCGATGACCGTCCGGCCCCGCACGCCGCACAGCACGCGGGCCCGGACGGCCCGGCGTCACATCCCGGGGACCGGCGTCAGCTCGTAGACGTCGATGGTGCCGCCCATCGCGCGGTGCGGGTGGCCGGTGAGGAGGCCTTCCACGGCGTCCGCGCCGTCGGCCTCGATGAGCGTGTAGCCGCCGACGCTGCGGTCGGCGCCCTCGGAGACGGCGGCCGTCGGCGCGCCGAAGTCGATCAGGCCGGCGCCGACCTGCTGGGCCCAGGAGTTCCAGGCGGCGTTCATCTGCTCGGCCTGCTCGGGGGTGGGCTCCGGCATCGAGGCCATCGCCTCGGGGTCGGCACGGTAGAGGAGGAGGTAGCGGGCCATGTTCGGGTCCTTTCCATTCGGGCGCGGGCCGGGTGGCCCGGGCGTGACCGAATCTAGTCGTGCGTCTGTGCCGGGGGAACAGCGCGCGGGCAACCTGCGATTGTTTTCATCCGGTCGATCACCAACGGTTCCTGGGAGTTCATCGGGCGCCCGCTGACCATGGCCGATTTCGGTGGGACGATCGGGACGCCCGCAGCGCACCCGAACCCGTGCACCCCCGCCGCGCACCCCGCGCACCCGATCCGCGACGCCCCGCCCCGCAGCGCACCAGGGCGCCGCCGGAGAATCCCCGAGGAGACCCGTCATGACCCCGCCCCGCCAGCCCGACCCGGCCTTCCCGGCCGGCGACAGCGGCGCCGCCGAGCCCCTCCGCCGCAACGTCGCCCACGCCCAGCGCCGCCGGACCTCCGTGACGAAGCGGATCGTGCTCTCGGTCGTCGGAGCGGTCGCCGCCGTGGCCGTCGCCGTCGGCGCGTTCGCGGCCTACTCCTACATCGACCTGTCGAACGGCCTGCACCGCTCGGACATCACGCTCCCGGGCGGCGAGAAGAAGAAGGATGTCGCAGAGAGCAACATCCTCGTGATGGGCCTCGACAGCCGGCTGGACGAGAACGGCAATGCCCTGCCGGCCGACGTCTACAACGCCCTCCACGCCGGGAGCGGGGCCGACGGCGGCTACAACGCGAACGTGCTGATGCTCATCCACATCCCGGCGGGCGGCAAGAAGGCCGTGGGCATCTCGATCCCGCGCGACGACTACGCGCCGCTGTCCGGCAGCCCGGACGGCGTGTCCTCGTCCAAGATCAAGGAGGCCTACGGCCTCGCGCTCGACCAGAAGCTCACCGAACTGACCAAGGCCGGGGTGGCCCAGAGCGACGCCTACCAGCAGGCCCGGACCTTCGCGCGCCAGACCGAGCTGCAGACCGTGTCCGACTTCCTCGGCGGCGTAAGGATCGACCACTTCATCGAGGTCACGATAGCCGCGTTCTACCAGGTGGCCCAGGCGGTCCAGCCGGTCACGGTGTGCATCGCGGAGGACACCCAGGACCCGTACTCCGGCGCCGACTTCAAGGCGGGCGTCCAGCAGCTGTCGGCCTCCCAGGCCGTGAGCTTCGTCCGGCAGCGCCGCGACGAGAACAACCCGTCGCTCAACTTCACCGACCTGGACCGCGAGCGCCGCCAGCAGGCGTTCATCGTCTCCCTCGCGACGAAACTGAAGAAGGCGGACACCTTCGCCAACCCGGCGACGCTGGAATCCCTGATCTCGGCGGCGAAGCAGAACATCGCCCTCGACTCGGGCTTCGACCTCCTGAGCTTCGCGTCGGAGGCGCAGCACCTGGCGGGAGGCAACATCACCTTCACGACGCTGCCGATCACCGGCTACGGGGTGAAGGACGGCAAGGACGTCAACCTCGTGGACCCGGACCAGATCCACTCGGTCGTGCAGCAGCTCCTGAACCCGGCGAGTGCGACCGCCACTCCGACCCCCGGCGGCTCCACGACCGCCGGGTCGCCCACGTCCACGGCACCTGCGCCCTCCCCGTCGCCGGCCGCGTCGAAGCCGGCCGGTCCGAACGGCACCTACACGGACCCGACGGCGCCGCTGCCGTCCGGGGGAGTGCCCTGCGTGAAGTAGCGGCGTGGGGTGACGGCTAGTCGCCGAGCGCGTCGATCAGCGCCGCGTAGAGCGCGCTGAACCGCGCCCGGTGGTCGTCCGTCTCGATCGGGCTCAGCGGGAAGGTCACCTTCGTGCCGTACGACCACTCGGCGGTGACCGTGAAGTCGCCCGGCCACGGATCGAACAGGTCCCGCCGGAACGCCGAGTTCGCGTCCGAGATCGTCAGCTGGGCGAGCCCGGCGCGCGGCCGCGCCACGACGACCGTCTCGACGTCGTAGGGTTCGGTGCTGCGCCCGGCGGCGTCGGCGAACACGATGGTCTTGTCCGTGAAGACGACGACCTTGGCCGAGAACACGCCGGCGCCGTCGATGCGCACTCCGGAGTCCAGATGCTCGATCGGCCGGAGCCCGACCGCGAGGGCGATGCCGCTGACGAAATGCCCGAACCACTCGGCGCGGTCGTCGCTGCGGACCCGCATCCAGGACGGTCCGGTGAGCCGTCCGCCGACCTCCTCGAGCACCTCGTTCAAGTTCCTGTCGGCCATCCGACATCCTCCTCGTCCACCTGCTCCCGTGCGGGCACACGGACAACCGTAGTGGCGAGGCGGCTGTGACGCACCTGAAGCCGAAGGCGCCGGCCGGCTAGTCCGACGACGTCAGCGAGCTCGGAGCCGCAGTGCGCCGGAGGCGCTTCACCGGACCCCGCCACGCCTGCCCGAGGATGAGGAGCCGAAGGACGCGCGAGTATCCACACACCTCCTGGACCAGTATCGGCAGGCCGAGGGCCGCGACCATTCCGACGACCAGCAGGATGTACGTATCGTCGACGCCCAGCCGCATCAACACGATGCGCGAGCCGGCGGACGCGAATACGTGCAGCAGGAAGATCGCGTAGGAGTAGGCGCCGACGAAGGCGAGCGGGCGCCAGGTCCAACGCGTCGAGAACAGGGTGAGGCAGGCCGCGCCGCTCAAGAGGATCACGAGCGGCGTGTACCGCTCCTGGATGTCCGGAATCGCCCCGGCCACGCCCAGCTGGGACACGCCGATCAGCGCGACCGCGACCAGACCGGCACCCACCTGCACGGCAGCGGGCGCTCCCCGCCAGTCGAAGCGGCGGGCGAACACGCCGAGGAGGAAGAACGGGAGCAGGTAGACGATGCCCATCAGGCTGAAGACCCGGACCTCCGCCACGAACGGACCCACGACCGCGCTGAACGCGGCGGCGCCGATCATCCAGGCGACGGCCGCTCTGCGGGACTCCGCGAGCCGGAAGTGGTCTATGGCCGCGATCATGGCGAACAGGACCAGCGTGGCCTCGAGGTACCAGTAGTGCTCGATCGGGATGACGATGTGCCACTGCCAGATCGGCAGGACGTAGGGACGGTTCACCTCCTCGGGCATGGCCAGCTTCACGAGCAGGTAGATGGTCCCGACGAAGAACATCGGGACCATGAGCCGGCGGAGCTTCTTCGACACGAACCCGCCCCAGTGCGCATAGGCGGGCCGCATGGCGTAGACGATGCCGGAGAGGAAGGTGAAGAGCGGCATGCGCAGGAACAGCATCGAGTCGGTGAGCCAGCGCAGAAGGGTGCCGTCTTCGACCTTCAGGCCGAGCGATCGGTCGGCGCCCACCGTGTGGTACAGGACCAGCAGCACGCAGGCGAGACCGCGGAGGGTCTCGATACTGAGGTCCTTCGCGCCGCTCGCGAGCGGCGCGCGGGTCGTCGGTGCGATCGACACAAGTCCTCCTGGTAGCAGCAATCGTGGTCGTGAAATGCGCGATTGAAACTATACACAGAAGATATGGCGACGGATGAAGGCGCCAGCAGGCGCGGAAAGGGCCGCACCCCCGAGGGGTGCGGCCCTTACGCGACCAGCTGAGGCTTACACCCCGTAGTACAGCTCGTACTCGAACGGGTGCGGGCGCTGCGCGAGGGGCTTGATCTCCTTCTCGCGCTTGTACTCGATCCAGGTCTCGATGAGCTCCGGGGTGAACACGCCGCCCGCGGTGAGGAAGTCGTGGTCGGCCTCGAGCGCGTCGAGCGCCTCGCCGAGCGACGCCGGGACCTGCGGGATGTTGCGGGCCTCCTCCGGCGGGAGCTCGTAGAGGTCCTTGTCGACCGGCTCGTGCGGCTCGATGCGGTTCTTGATGCCGTCGAGGCCGGCCATCAGCTGGGCGGCGAACGCGAGGTACGGGTTGCCCGAGGCGTCCGGCGCGCGGAACTCGATGCGCTTGGCCTTCGGGTTGGTGCCCGTGATCGGGATGCGGATGGACGCCGAGCGGTTGCCGGCCGAGTAGACCAGGTTGACCGGGGCCTCGAAGCCGGGGACCAGGCGGTGGAACGAGTTCACCGTCGGGTTCGTGAAGGCGAGCACCGCCGGGGCGTGCTTGAGCAGGCCGCCGATGTACCAGCGGGCGATGTCGGACAGGCCGCCGTAGCCGGCCTCGTCGTAGAACAGCGGCTTGCCGTCGTTCCACAGCGACTGGTGGGTGTGCATGCCCGAGCCGTTGTCGCCGAAGAGCGGCTTGGGCATGAACGTGGCGGTCTTGCCCCACTGCTCGGCCGTGTTCTTGACGATGTACTTGAACTTCAGGATGTCGTCCGCCGCGGCGACCATCGTGTCGAAGCGGTAGTTGATCTCGGCCTGGCCGCCGGTGCCCACCTCGTGGTGCGCGCGCTCCAGGATGAGGCCGGCGTCGATCAGCTTCAGCGAGATGTCGTCGCGCAGGTCGGCCTGCTTGTCGACAGGGCTCACCGGGAAGTAGCCGCCCTTGTACGGGGTCTTGTTGCCGAGGTTGCCGCCCTCTTCGACGCGGCCGGAGTTCCAGGCGCCCTCCTCGGAGTCCACGGAGTAGAAGCTGGAGTTCTGCTTCACCTCGTAGCGCACGTCGTCGAAGATGTAGAACTCGGCCTCCGGGGCGAAGAACGCGGTGTCCGCGATGCCGGTGGAGGCGAGGTACTTCTCCGCCTTCTTGGCGACCTGACGCGGGTCCTTCGCGTAGATCTCGCCGTTGCGGGGGTTGTAGATGTCGAAGACCATGATCAGCGTGCGCTCGACGCGGAACGGGTCGATGTAGGCGGTCGAGACATCCGGGATGAGCTGCATGTCCGACTCGTGGATCGACGCGAAACCGCGGATCGAGGAACCGTCGAACAGCTGGCCGACCGAGAAGAACTCCTCGTCGACGGTCGCTGCGGGGATGTTGAAGTGCTGCTGAACACCGGGCAGATCGGTGAAGCGGATATCAAGGAACTTGACGTCGGTGTCCTTGATGTACTTGAGCACCTCGGAAGAATCACGGAACATACGGAGGACTCCCAATGGCTTGCGGTGACGGACTGCACCTGCAGCCCAAGCTACACGGTAGGGGGAGGCCGTTTCCCTCCGGTGACGCAAATGTTTCCGGCATGTTACGCCCTGGGCTGCTTGCGACCGCTACGGCCCGGCGAGCGATCAGCCGTGCCCGGTAAACTCGAGGGGTGCCGCAGAACACCCCGCCCTCCCGCTTCGGCGACCTCGCCCCCAGCCGTTACCCGGGCGAGCGGCTCGGCCTCCCGGAGGCGGGCCCGC is a window from the Leifsonia shinshuensis genome containing:
- the glnA gene encoding type I glutamate--ammonia ligase, which codes for MFRDSSEVLKYIKDTDVKFLDIRFTDLPGVQQHFNIPAATVDEEFFSVGQLFDGSSIRGFASIHESDMQLIPDVSTAYIDPFRVERTLIMVFDIYNPRNGEIYAKDPRQVAKKAEKYLASTGIADTAFFAPEAEFYIFDDVRYEVKQNSSFYSVDSEEGAWNSGRVEEGGNLGNKTPYKGGYFPVSPVDKQADLRDDISLKLIDAGLILERAHHEVGTGGQAEINYRFDTMVAAADDILKFKYIVKNTAEQWGKTATFMPKPLFGDNGSGMHTHQSLWNDGKPLFYDEAGYGGLSDIARWYIGGLLKHAPAVLAFTNPTVNSFHRLVPGFEAPVNLVYSAGNRSASIRIPITGTNPKAKRIEFRAPDASGNPYLAFAAQLMAGLDGIKNRIEPHEPVDKDLYELPPEEARNIPQVPASLGEALDALEADHDFLTAGGVFTPELIETWIEYKREKEIKPLAQRPHPFEYELYYGV
- a CDS encoding LCP family protein; the encoded protein is MTPPRQPDPAFPAGDSGAAEPLRRNVAHAQRRRTSVTKRIVLSVVGAVAAVAVAVGAFAAYSYIDLSNGLHRSDITLPGGEKKKDVAESNILVMGLDSRLDENGNALPADVYNALHAGSGADGGYNANVLMLIHIPAGGKKAVGISIPRDDYAPLSGSPDGVSSSKIKEAYGLALDQKLTELTKAGVAQSDAYQQARTFARQTELQTVSDFLGGVRIDHFIEVTIAAFYQVAQAVQPVTVCIAEDTQDPYSGADFKAGVQQLSASQAVSFVRQRRDENNPSLNFTDLDRERRQQAFIVSLATKLKKADTFANPATLESLISAAKQNIALDSGFDLLSFASEAQHLAGGNITFTTLPITGYGVKDGKDVNLVDPDQIHSVVQQLLNPASATATPTPGGSTTAGSPTSTAPAPSPSPAASKPAGPNGTYTDPTAPLPSGGVPCVK
- a CDS encoding acyltransferase family protein — protein: MSIAPTTRAPLASGAKDLSIETLRGLACVLLVLYHTVGADRSLGLKVEDGTLLRWLTDSMLFLRMPLFTFLSGIVYAMRPAYAHWGGFVSKKLRRLMVPMFFVGTIYLLVKLAMPEEVNRPYVLPIWQWHIVIPIEHYWYLEATLVLFAMIAAIDHFRLAESRRAAVAWMIGAAAFSAVVGPFVAEVRVFSLMGIVYLLPFFLLGVFARRFDWRGAPAAVQVGAGLVAVALIGVSQLGVAGAIPDIQERYTPLVILLSGAACLTLFSTRWTWRPLAFVGAYSYAIFLLHVFASAGSRIVLMRLGVDDTYILLVVGMVAALGLPILVQEVCGYSRVLRLLILGQAWRGPVKRLRRTAAPSSLTSSD
- a CDS encoding HigA family addiction module antitoxin — its product is MTDPITPGEILSEEFMAPLGLTKYALAKAVHVPAQRIGDIVNGKRAITPDTALRFARAFGTTAEFWLNLQAHHDIELALAMHSDEFDEIAPLAG
- a CDS encoding type II toxin-antitoxin system RelE/ParE family toxin, whose amino-acid sequence is MLQSFVDRDAEAVWLGLPSRRIHPDIHRIARRKLAMLNAAAVLEDCRVPPGNRLEKLRGDRVGRYSIRINDQFRICFTWTEGGPADVEIVDYH